From Periophthalmus magnuspinnatus isolate fPerMag1 chromosome 1, fPerMag1.2.pri, whole genome shotgun sequence:
ttaattcaagttaaaaaataaattacctTTAACCAAGATTAACTCAAAACAGGAGCAAAGGAACAATGCGGAACAATTATAGTCGTACTATAATAACGGGACCATTGTTGCAGTTTGCCAGAGGTCAATGTGGCAATATACCACAGCAACATGGTCTGGCCCACGGCCAATGGTCCAGCCCACAGCAACATTGTCCGGCCCCCGCAGCCCATTTGCTCAtgatttaatttactttgtggCATCTTTAACTGTAGAAGTGGGCCAAAGCCGAAAACCCGCGGGGTGGGACACGCACAGCCGCGGGGTGGGACACGCACAGCCGCGGGGTGGGACACGCACATCCCTGTTTGTTCTTGGAGCAGTAAATATCAAAATTAGCTTTGTTCTACTGTAGGTGCTTTTAACATGAACCAGATGTTGTAAAAGTTATTtatggttcagttctggttcatgtctctagaccagggttagtcttggtttacacCTGATAGTTcttgttctgctttagtcctggccttggtttaaacctagtcTAATCCTATTGTCTGGTTTCAGGTCATCGCTGTGGTTTTTGAGTTATACTGTTATGATTTTTGTTGTACCACTCGAGCATATGTGGATATCTCAGACATAAAAGATAAAACTGAGATGCAGTTTTGGCTGGCTTACtggatgccccgatgacagctggaccctctcctcctccccgcctggccctcctcctccccgcctggccctcctccacccgcctggccctcctccacccgcctggccctcctccacccgcctggccctcctccacccgcctggccctcctccacccgcctggccctcctccacccgcctggccctcctcctcgcctggtcttcctccgcccccctccctcctcctcacctggccgatttttcttgttttgtctgatttttcctgttgtttgattttcctgtttgtttttgtgcataggcagcacggtggctgagtggcaacactcatgcctcacagcaagagggtttggttcgatccccgggtcgcccaggcctttctgtgtggagtttttcatgtttctcctcgtgtctggatgggtttcctccgggtactccggtttcccccatcaaccaaaacatgaacccccttcgagacaactgttgttgtgattttgggcgttacaaaaataaaatgaattgaaaatgtaACGTCACACTTCTAACCTCCAGACGtgccaaatattaacaacaatcatcccgctttgtaaatatcacttaaagcagcaaacactgagcatcatataaggtggcgtaccaaattgctaaattacttgttttaatttaattttaatgtattattttgatatttatttaattttaatttatttatttgatgtttatttaattaattttttattttttttatatttaattaaatttcattatatcatttcttttattttttcgggggggggggggggcatgatagaaaataattgagaagcactgcattattgcaataaaaagtataaaaaaaggTATAAAAACAGTGTACCTGGCTTGTGAAGGAggcagagccagagccactGTCTGGATGCCTGCTTCACTGGGGTTTCTGTGCAGCTTGGTCTCAGTGGTCAAGGCCACACCTGTTCAAAACAACATCGCAAATCAACACAGAGAGCGGCAAGCCTCTGTACAAACCAACACACAAGGAAGAGCAGCGAGCCTCTGCACAAATCAACACGGAGAGTGGCGCACCTCTGTAGTGTTCTGGTATAAAGATGTTTCAAAATAGGCACACATTAGAAGCACACAGGGAACTGCAGTTTGGCCTAAGGTGAAAACTAAACATGACTCATTACATCTTGAAATAACTTaaaattttaacttttaaactctgtatttaaaataatacGGAGTTGTGTAGTGTACAGTAGATGTTCCACTGCAGcactttataaatgtttatcaccacattatcaatcacacctgctcctgtttttaatattttaaatgggcCTATGCTGACATGTGTTTCGTTTGTATTTTATGAACAAGACTCTGATGCTCTTACTATAGAAATAAAGCCAAACAAATATctaatttatgttttcatttatgaCAAGAGACTCACAAAAACTAGCCATTTTAAGACGACAACTTAGTAAATATGAGAAGAAAACTTGCCTGGTCCGGATGGGTATGCATGTGTGCCAGTGATCAGGTATTCTGCTTCTTCacctaaaacataaattaaataattcaactcaaaaacacacctgaaaacGTGGTTACGTTCTGTCTCTCTATTACACAGAATGACAGTGTGAGAGCATAATTGCTGCATAATTCAATATATCTTGGATGTCTTCAGTGTCTAAAATGTAGATGTAGTAAACTTACCAACTGAACAAATGACTTGTCGTGTGACTTGTGGTGTGACTGTagtgtttattttgtctttatttttatttgaataaccGCTGAAATGACCTTTAGTCTTTGTACCTGGCTGTGCATATCCCTGAGCAGAAGCGACTGCTCCAGACATCTGATGGACCCGCTCCTTGTTCTCCTTCAAAGCAGGCATGTGTAAAACGGGGCCGTAGTCCGCCTTCAACTTGACAGCCAACTTGATTTTGTGACTGGAGTAGAGAGGAACAACAACACTTCATGGAATCTGGACATTTTGAGATTTACATCTGACAAACCAAATAAAGCTAAACACAAGACATGAAGAGAGGGATGAATGTCAGAACTGACACTTTCTCAAATATAAAcatagaaagagggagaaggataAATGCACTACTCACATTAAAAAGCTTTAAGGATTCACAAATGCTAATCTAGTTTTTTAGCGTTTAGCGAAGTTAGACGTCAAAGAGTGCTATTACAGAAGTAAAAATGGGAGGATCCTTTATCCTCATGGCAACAGAAAGGACATAACAGTAACTCCGGGTTGGGTAAAACAGCTTATATTAATAAATAGTCAGGGTTCCCACACTTTGTTTGAAATAATTTTCCATACCcactatattttattatttagatGAACACATAAATATTTTCAGGTGaaactaaaattacacaaaacacatgtgaaccaATGGGTCAAATACGCCTTATATTGGTAACTAATGTACCATCCCTgttcttcagacagagcaggtcGAGCCCAGTTAAGACACGATGGTCAATAGAATATTACCTTTCTTCGTCTATGGCCACGGGCTTAGCCTGGTCAGCCACAAACATGTCGTGGGTTCTTTTCAGAGACCTGAAGACCAGCGTGTGCACAGAATGTTTCTGCACGTCCTGTGGCGAAGGAAGAGTCACGATGATTAGTACACAACAGGTAGAGGTATACAGATATATATCCCCAAATGAGCACACAACAGGcagttaaaaatatacataccccCGAATGAGCATACAACAGGTAAAgttatataaacacataaactcaaATTATCACAGAACAATAACACAGGATTTTGAGGTGTATCGatccatacactgtataaaaagtcCATCATACGCttatatattcagtctatgtATCGTACACAAAACGAACATGCATAACCTAGCATGCTTAGCCTAGCATGCTTAGCACAGCATCTGCGGCGCAAACATATTGTGAACATGGCGAAAGTAAAACAAACTCTCCTGACCTCTGACATTTTGCCGCTGAATGTTCCGATGTTGATTCCAAGATGATTGAAAAGATAGATCCTTTTATAAAACCAAACCGTGCGCTCCGCAGAAAAACACGACCAGGACGCACCGGAAGTAGAATGTGTTAATGACCCGGAAGTGAAGACAAAACCCGGTTATTCTCTCAGGCGCGCTCTCTTTTTGTTCTGAACCGTAACCCCAACCAGGTCATAACTACGTCTTTTATTATAGCCGTAACATAACacgaaaaaatacaaatgaagcATTTTACAAGCATTTGAATGACCTTTATCTGCTGAAGCCTTTCATGTAGTCATGTGTCCTATTACAAGCACATACTTATTTCAGAGCATTGTTTAGTTACTCAAAAGTCAAACTCATCAATTcccctttttatttcactctggTGCAACCCGTAGAGGACATTTCAAACTTATTTTGGAAACAAGGAGTCacttgaccaaaaaaaaaagtggtttaTTCCTCTGTTCAAAGCTGTTGTGGTGAACGAGAGGTCAGATCTTTGCTGTCGCAGTCTTTtattagcaaaagacgaagtttaaatctgtcaactggacaaatcattgtagggtgaagatgttttgctgctcatccaagctgcttcttcagttctgagacaatagctgtttacagttttagtgtagttagctcctcccttcagacagatataaggcagtgtccacagtaatctgaccagaactgaagaagcggcttggaggCATGTCAATTGACTGAGTAAAGTACTCAGAGTACACTTCAAAAGCAGAATCTTGCAGATACTGTGTACAGCTGCATCAGGGTATGAAGCATTATCCATCACAATGTAGTAAGAATTTAGAGTGGTGTGTCCACTCTTTCCACTCCTCTCTGTCTGAAAAGTATGTTGTAAACTTTTGTTGTCTCTAACAGTTTACAGCAAGAGTgtctggaaaaagaaaagagagcaAGTATGTGTCTATTGCCAAGAACATGAAAAGTATAGACTTGGGAAGAGGGGAGGATTGGAACATGTGCAGTTGATGCTAATCAGAGCTCAGCTCATCTCAGCTCACCTGTTCATTTATCATGTTTGAGAATTATAATATGAATAAGCCACAATTCAAAGGTAAACATAAGTCAAAGTTGATATCATTGACTTAAATTGAAACAGGAACCGATCATGCTAAACCAGTAACATGTACCATACAAACATccacacatgtccacagagaTGATCTAACTTCTCTCCTCAGGTATTTATACTGTCTGTATTCACATTGTTGTGCttgtaaaatgcatttgtggCTGGTAGTTGTGCTGTTGTACACActtggacaaaattgttggtgctcgtcggttaatgaaagaaaaactcacaatggtcacagaaataacttgaacctgacaaaagtaataaataaaaattctatgaaatttaaccaatgaaagtctgacattgcttttcaaccatccttcaatatatatacacacatatatatatatatacacacatatatatatatatatatatatatatatatatatatatatatatatatatatatatatatataaataaaaaactcatgAAACCGGTCCctaaacttaatattttgttgcacaatcTTTTGAGGCCATCACTGCAgtcaaacgattcctgtaactgtcaatgagacttctgcacctctcagcaggtattttgtcccactcctcatgaacaaactgctccagttgtctcaggtttgaagggtgccttttccagacggcgtgtttcagctccttccaaagatgctcaataggatttagctCAGGGTCAggttagaatagtccaatgttttcctcttgtgACTGAGAcaaagctttctgacactggtaaatggtcacatttttctatagcactttacaacactttttcacacaccagtgtacacagacggagggcaaggtgggttaagtgtcttgcccaaggacacagcaacagcattcatctgtgtgagttagaatcgcctatggatcagtggatctgacctctcaacccctccatgtcgagagcgggatttgaactgccaaccttcggatcaatggacaaacactccgcACTGgtcagcacatttctctctagaatcccttgatagtctttagatttcattgtaccctgcacagagtcaagacaccctgtgccagatgcagcaaagcagctcCAGAACacaacagagcctcctccatgtttcacagtagggacagtgttcttttcttgatatgcttcatttttccgtctgtgaacatagagctgatgtgtcTTGGcaaaaagtttcatttttgtctcatctgtccataggacattctcccagaagctttgtggcttgtcaacatgtagtttggcaaattccaatctggcttttttatgatttgttttcaatggagtcctccttggtcgtctccaTTAAGTcgactttggctcaaacaacgacaGATGGtgtgatctgacactgatgttccttgagcttgaagttcacctttaatctctttagaggtttttctgggctcttttgttatcTGTCatattatccgtctctttgatttgtcatcaatgtTCCTCCTGTGGtcacgtccagggaggttgacTACTgacccatggatcttaaatttctgaataatatgtgcaactgtagtcacatgaacatcacgctgcttggagatggtcttatagcctttacctttaacatgcttgtctataattttctttctaatctcctgagacaactctttcctttgcttcctctggtccatgttgagtgtggtacacaccatgtcaaaCAGCACAGTGGCGACCTGTAGctctatatataggcccactgactgattacaagattgtagacacctgtgatgctgaTTACTGGACACACCTtagattaacatgtccctttggtcatattattttcagtcttttctaggggtaccatcatttttgtccaggtctgtttcatgagtttatttttttaaataattctgttgaagcatggttgaaaaacAATGTCAGACTTTCATTGggtaaatttcatagaatttttatttattattacatttgtcaggatcaagttatttctgtgactattgtgagtttttctttcattaaccaaaaggtaccaacaattttgtccacatgtgtatGTCTATCTTTGCGGAAAGTTCACCGTCAGTGAGAAGATTGAAATAATTAACTAAAAATACTGAAACTGCTATTAAACTTAGCCTTAAGTTTTACCTGAGTGCAGCTACAAGCCCATTTTAGCAATTAGATATGCATCAGGCTCTACCTGGGTAAGAACAGTCTGTGGATGTGCCTTTTGTCCATTGGTCCTGTATGTGGACATGCTCTGTTATGATCATTTCTCTGTTAGAGTCATGCTAATGTCATTCATTAGAAAATAAGCTGAAACTACAACTAATAACTCCAAATGTGCATTTACATTATAATGGGAACCAAACTACAGGCAAATTGCTTCCGGTGTGTCAGAACTAAGTAGctgatttgtatttatttttcaaataaagTGATTAAGTACAATGTGACACACAGTAATGTGTTCAcattatgttttagtttttatataaTGGAAAAGTTTCATTTGGGAGATAATGTTTTGAGTAATTACACCCTCACGCCAGTAGGTGGCGCTTCGTTTTGGGAGACGGTTTTGTTCAGAGGTCCTCCTTCTCCAATATGGCAGAAGCGTGGCAAAGAACAACCTTCACTGTCGCCTCTCATCATTTCCCTGTGTTTCACAGGTATATTTTATCTGCTCAACAGGCCCAGAACCTGGGTCTGTTACATCCAACCACTGACAGATGGGACAGTGCAAATGAATGTTCTACTTGAGTCTTTTACCAGCAGctattttaatatgtttaagAAATAAGGTCCCTttccacatttgaaatattttctcAATATCTCTTATAATTTCAATCCAATATCTTTGATGATTGAGAGAACATAAACAGTGAGAGAGAATGGTCAAAGAAGTGCCTGCCGTGAGGGGACATATGAAGTTGAGGAGGTGAGCAattgtatagaaaaaaataaatatgctctTGCAATTTTTATTGACCTAAAAAAGGCATTTGATACGATTGATCACTCGATCTTAATCcataaattagaaaaaaatggaaTACGTGGCAACCCACTGCATTGGCTCATATCTTATCAAACAGAATGCAATTTGTCCAGATGGGCGAGTGCTCTTCCACTCTGAGGCACATCACTTGCGGTGTGCCTCAGGGTTCTATACTTGGCCCAATTCTCTTCCTACTATATATCAATGACCTGTGTTCGATCTCCAAAAAGCTTAAATTGGTGCTCTTTGCCGATGACACTACAATTCTGTGCTCTGGGAAAAACCTGCAACAGTTGATGGAAGAGGTCTCCAGGGAAATGAATAAACTAAAAGAATGGTTTGACTGTAATAAATTGTcgctaaatttgaaaaaaactaaattcatgGTACTTGGTAACAAAAAAATTGACACTGAACCCAAGATGActataaataatgaaatcattgaatgtgtgagtgaacatAATTTCCTTGGAGTTATTCTTGACCATAAACTTTGCTGGAAGCCTCAATTAACTGCAGTAAAAAACAAGATGGCCAAATCCATCGCAATTATGAGGAAAACTAAATGTTTGCTGGATGAAAGAGCactttatactgtatattgtacATTAATATTGCCTTATCTTAACTACTGTATAGAGGTGTGGGGAAATacttacaaaacaaatattaatattatatccATTCTTCAAAAAAAGGCGATACGGATCATTCATAATGCTGGGTACAGGGAACATACAAACCCTCTGTTTCTTAagtcaaaaataattaaatttgaaGATCTAATCAAATTCAAAACTCTACAAATTGTATATAAAGCACGGTACAATCTGCTCCCAAATAATATCCAAGGCATGTTTCAAATTAGAGATAATAAATATAATCTGAGGGGACAATTGAATCTTAGGAAACAGTGTGTTCGTACTACCCTAAAAAGTATGTTCATTACCCGACGTGGAGTTGATCTTTGGAATGAATTGgaagaaaatttaaaatgtagtaaCTCTCTAGTAAACTTCAAATGACTATACagattaaatatattcaaaaactaTGCTACTAAAGAAGGATCATAGTAAAACTATGAATACTCATCATTTTGTTGGTTGTTAATAATTCTGTCATTCATTATCTACTGCCGCAATGTACTTTGTATGAACTGTAATTTAGCGAGTCTTTACTCTACGTACACATTAGGCGCACACAttacatgcacatgcacacccggtgtgtatgtgcatgtgtttgaatgatacacacatacactttacttgcatacacatgcacatgcacacccgGTGTGTGTGGGCATGTGTATGGATgttgtacacatacacactacatacatacacacacacatacacacgcacagatGGTGAAGGTTTGCCACTGCAATGTAATCTAAATGGTgttatttagttaaatatggGGGGTAAGCGCACACAAGTATTTTACTTCGgcttactccttttgagcacAAACTTGGGATCTGGgtgtacactgttttgtttttgtttgtttttattatgctcaaataaacaatattcattcattcaagtcTGTGCACAATATGAAGCTGTACTTCTTCTGTCcaaatacaaactgaaataGTTTTGCATAGGATCAGACGTCATCCCATGGTTGTTCATCTGTGGTCACAGACAACCTTCTCCCAaacacctctgaccctctgagtGTCTGTAGTAGATAAGCTTTTCATCCTTTCATCAGTTTGTTCTGTTCAGTGATGTGTTTAAATGACAAAAGGATACCCTTGGAAAAAGGGTATTATGTAACCTGACACCTTTATCAAACCATTGACAAAAGACCTGGCAGAAAAGGATTGTTCATTATTGACGTGACCTTGCACTGAAACATTGTTGTAGTAGGATCTATCCCGATGGATGTCTCCTTTTCCCTGATCAAGTCACTAAcaaacattaaagaggggttaaCATACAAAAGCTTTTTGaggctttctaccatgttataagtAGAAAGCTGTTATATGCGTGCAGTGTTTCTATatgtcattcatacatgtttaagtaatcttgtgatctcttCTGGGCACTCCTTATGGTTAACAGCATGAGCCGGTCTcagagaggggcggggctgctctggcctcagctctgagctccgcCTCCTCCCATCTAAGAGAGTTAGACTTGAGCTACAACCATCCAGGACCCTCAAGAGAACTCCTGACCGCGCTACGGGACGACCCCCACTGCCCCCTGCAGTCTCTCAGGTGtgggtcctggttcagtggGTCTCTGGTCTATGCTTGGTCCAGgtcttggtctctggtctaaactggacttgtgtgtttcaggttggATCCTGCTGGAGAACAGTGGATGGTCCCAGGTCTGAGGAAGTGTGAGTCTCTGCATTTCATTCAGTTCATGAGGGCAttaacattatgtaactttatcaGACTTCAAGTCTTCCTCTGAATCTGAAAactatttttcatatttaaaggAAGAGGAAGTGATGTCATATATTTGTGTCCTCAGATTCCTGTGAGTTTTctctggatccaaacacagctcacagaaaactcaaactgtctgaGGACAAACGGACAGTGACctgtgtgagagaggagcagccGTATCCAGATCATGAGGACAGATTTACAGACAACTGTCCTGAGCTGCACTGgcctgagggggcgctgttactgggaggtgcAGTGGAGCGTTTGGGCTGAAATAGCGGTGAGTTACAGAGGAATCAGACAGAGACAGCAGGAGGCAATAATCAGTTTGAGGAGTTTTAGAATCTGTGGTGGACTTTACTCTTTCtatcacaacaacagcacttCCCTTCTCTCGTCCCTCAGGTGGAGTGTCTGTGTTCCTGGACTCTGAGGCTGGATCTCTGTCCTTCTATGAGGTCTGTTCTGAGGGAGAACTGTTCCACCTCCAcaccttcagctcctccttcactgaGCCTCTATTTCCTGGCTTTGGGTTTCAGTCTCAAGGTTCTTCCATGGCAGTGGTGGATTTGGGGAAAGTGCCCCTTGATTGACCTCTGTGATTCTAatgattataaatattttagattttcctTATTCTCAATTCACGTGTACCAAATAAATCTAAAGTAAAAATCCCTGATTGAAAtttaatgaatacatttttcatttaattaatgcatttggatttttttttttacaatgagccttgtatattcatgctttgctacatgttacaggccaaatatcttatgcaaaatatacatatatatattgtggcctggcccctctgtcaaattttaaaacCCATTGTGACCCGTGTGTCAGAAAGTCTGCCCAGCCCTGGCCATtaacttgtgtttaaatgtcattcTCATAACACTTTGTTTTGTAGGCCACCGAAGAGGAGAGCGAAGAAGAGGTCCCTGGTGTTGTCACCCTCCAGCTTCAAGAGGGAGCTGCTGGCAGCACTCCAGAaccgacctcctcctcctcctcacgctCAGTCTGAGGATGAGCACTTTTTcttgtctctgcttcctctcctgcagaaggtgccacctcattgtaatgattt
This genomic window contains:
- the LOC117374333 gene encoding uncharacterized protein LOC117374333, yielding MVKHEPVSERGGAALASALSSASSHLRELDLSYNHPGPSRELLTALRDDPHCPLQSLRLDPAGEQWMVPGLRKYSCEFSLDPNTAHRKLKLSEDKRTVTCVREEQPYPDHEDRFTDNCPELHWPEGALLLGGGVSVFLDSEAGSLSFYEVCSEGELFHLHTFSSSFTEPLFPGFGFQSQGSSMAVVDLGKATEEESEEEVPGVVTLQLQEGAAGSTPEPTSSSSSRSV